Proteins from a single region of Oreochromis niloticus isolate F11D_XX linkage group LG7, O_niloticus_UMD_NMBU, whole genome shotgun sequence:
- the sin3aa gene encoding SIN3 transcription regulator family member Aa isoform X3, with protein sequence MPVERGRLQLFCYKHESGVRSLFTGSRSSPEYAYIMKRRGEDPETVFASPQRRLGGNAEAFQHRVLAPAPAPAVYEAVSDNMQPTAGVQYSVPQGYQVPTVAQNSGGHGHTPSPGVHGGSHHHSPAVQSHGPSVMSGHTHTVAPQASAQGQQQFQRLKVEDALSYLDQVKLQFGNQPQVYNDFLDIMKEFKSQSIDTPGVISRVSQLFKGHPDLIMGFNTFLPPGYKIEVQTNDLVNVTTPGQIHHITPHGISVQNIPVSGAAPAAPPPQPPLPSSATTTAPPLLTQPTPAKTSKPPQPQALTPSSQSNPSIPAYTSPRSPPMQLHPPLSGTPTGPPMQNNQPVEFNHAINYVNKIKNRFQGQPDIYKAFLEILHTYQKEQRNAKEAGGNYTPALTEQEVYAQVARLFKNQEDLLSEFGQFLPDANSSVLLNKTTAEKAESVRNDHGGTAKKLQLNNKQRPNQNGCQIRRHPTPGATPPVKKKPKLLNLKDSSVAEASKHGVGTESLFFEKVRKALRSAEAYDNFLRCLVIFNQEVISRAELVQLVLPFLGKFPELFNWFKNFLGYREMSHIETYPKERATEGIAMEIDYASCKRLGSSYRALPKSYQQPKCTGRTPLCKEVLNDTWVSFPSWSEDSTFVSSKKTQYEEHIYRCEDERFELDVVLETNLATIRVLETVQRKLSRMSAEEQAKFRLDNMLGGSSEVIHRKAIQRIYGDKAPDIIDGLKKNPAVSVPIVLKRLKTKEEEWREAQRGFNKIWREQNEKYYLKSLDHQGINFKQNDTKVLRSKSLLNEIESIYDERQEQGSEETTTPVTGPHLTLSYEDSQILEDAAALIIHHVKRQTSIQKEDKYKIKQIIYHFIPDMLFSQRGELSDVEEEEEEEEMELEEGASKKHNGVPGSGSPSKSKLLFSNTAAQKLRGCDDAYNLFLVNNNWYVFLRLHQTLCSRLLRLYEQAERQIEEEVRERDWEREVLGLKKEKNDNPAIQLRLKEPMDIEVEDYYSAFLEMVRNLLDGNMEASQYEDSLREMFTIHAYIAFTMDKLIQSIVRQLQHIVSDEICVQVTDLYLAESASGATGGSLSTQSSRSSAETIYQRKAEQLMSDENCFKVMFLRNRGQVQLTVELLDTEEENSDEPMEAERWSDYVGRYLNPDSTTPELREHLAQKPVFLPRNLRRIRKYQKGREQLDKEACEGGKKSLDKEKMECMFKLNSYKMVYVFKSEDYMYRRTALLRAHQSHERVSTRLHKRFQAWVEAWVKEHVTRDMSAETNKWLMGEGREGLLPCSTTRNPEVLHFMNINKYRVKYSTPSKAP encoded by the exons ATGCCAGTGGAGAGGGGGCGTCTCCAACTATTTTGTTACAAACACGAATCCGGAGTAAGGAGTCTTTTTACTGG GTCTCGCAGCTCTCCCGAGTATGCGTACATAATGAAGCGGCGTGGGGAGGATCCGGAAACGGTTTTTGCGTCCCCGCAGCGGCGCCTCGGTGGCAACGCGGAGGCTTTCCAGCATCGTGTCCTGGCCCCTGCTCCAGCTCCGGCTGTGTACGAGGCCGTGTCTGACAACATGCAGCCCACAGCAGGCGTCCAGTACTCCGTCCCACAAGGATATCAG GTTCCCACGGTGGCCCAGAACAGTGGCGGGCATGGGCACACTCCAAGCCCAGGTGTCCATGGgggttcccaccaccacagcccGGCAGTGCAGTCCCACGGGCCCTCGGTGATGTCAGGGCACACCCATACAGTTGCTCCTCAGGCCTCTGCACAGGGCCAGCAGCAGTTTCAGAGACTCAAG GTGGAAGACGCTTTGTCTTACTTGGATCAAGTGAAGCTGCAGTTTGGCAACCAGCCACAGGTCTACAACGACTTTTTAGACATAATGAAAGAGTTCAAATCCCAAAG TATTGACACTCCCGGAGTGATCAGCAGAGTGTCACAACTCTTCAAAGGTCATCCTGACCTCATCATGGGCTTTAACACTTTCCTGCCTCCGGGCTACAAGATCGAGGTCCAGACCAACGACCTAGTCAATGTGACAACACCGGGTCAGATCCACCACATCACCCCACATGGCATTTCAGTCCAGAACATCCCCGTATCAGGAGCTGCTCCCGCTGCTCCCCCACCTCAGCCTCCGCTTCCCTCGTCTGCAACCACCACCGCTCCACCCCTTCTAACACAGCCCACGCCCGCCAAGACCAGCAAG CCTCCTCAGCCCCAGGCGTTAACACCAAGCAGCCAGAGCAATCCGtccatccctgcctacacctcTCCCCGCTCCCCACCTATGCAGCTCCACCCACCACTCAGCGGGACCCCCACCGGCCCACCCATGCAGAACAACCAGCCAGTGGAATTCAACCATGCCATCAACTACGTCAACAAGATCAAAAACCGCTTCCAGGGCCAGCCCGACATTTACAAAGCCTTCCTGGAGATCCTGCATACTTACCAG AAGGAGCAGCGTAATGCCAAGGAGGCTGGAGGAAACTACACACCAGCTCTGACTGAACAGGAGGTTTATGCTCAGGTGGCCAGGCTCTTCAAGAATCAGGAGGATCTACTCTCTGAGTTTGGGCAGTTTCTCCCTGATGCCAACAGTTCAGTG CTATTAAATAAGACCACTGCTGAGAAGGCCGAGTCTGTACGAAACGACCACGGTGGCACTGCCAAAAAGCTTCAGCTCAACAACAAGCAGAGGCCCAATCAGAACGGCTGCCAGATCCGTCGTCATCCCACGCCAGGGGCCACACCCCCCGTCAAG AAGAAGCCGAAGTTACTGAACTTGAAAGATTCCTCAGTGGCAGAGGCCAGCAAGCATGGAGTCGGCACAGAATCTCTGTTCTTTGAGAAG gtGCGCAAAGCCTTGCGAAGTGCAGAGGCCTACGACAACTTCTTGCGATGTCTGGTCATCTTTAACCAGGAGGTGATTtccagagctgaactggtgcaGCTGGTGCTGCCGTTTTTAGG AAAATTCCCGGAGCTATTCAACTGGTTCAAAAACTTCCTGGGGTATCGTGAAATGTCCCACATTGAAACATACCCCAAGGAGCGGGCTACCGAGGGCATCGCCATGGAGATTGATTATGCTTCCTGTAAGAGACTAGGCTCCAGTTACAGAGCCCTGCCTAAAAGCTACCAGCAGCCCAAGTGTACAGGCAGAACCCCACTTTGTAAAGAG GTCTTAAACGACACTTGGGTCTCCTTCCCCTCTTGGTCTGAAGACTCCACTTTTGTCAGCTCCAAGAAGACTCAGTATGAGGAGCACATCTACAGGTGTGAAGATGAACGTTTTGAG CTGGATGTTGTATTAGAGACCAATCTGGCTACCATCAGAGTCTTGGAGACGGTGCAGCGGAAGTTGTCCCGCATGTCTGCGGAGGAACAGGCCAAGTTCCGCTTGGACAACATGCTGGGTGGCTCCTCAGAGGTCATTCACCGCAAGGCCATCCAGAGGATATACGGAGACAAAGCGCCCGACATCATTGACGGCTTGAAGAAAAACCCTGCTGTTTCTGTCCCCATCGTTTTGAAAAG GTTAAAGACAAAAGAGGAAGAGTGGCGGGAAGCCCAGCGAGGCTTCAACAAGATCTGGAGGGAGCAGAACGAGAAGTATTACCTTAAGTCTCTCGACCATCAAGGCATTAACTTCAAGCAAAATGACACCAAAGTGCTTCGATCAAAGTCCTTGCTCAATGAAATCGAAAGCATCTATGATGag CGTCAGGAGCAGGGCTCTGAGGAGACCACCACACCAGTCACAGGCCCCCACCTGACACTGTCCTACGAGGACAGCCAAATCCTTGAGGACGCAGCAGCCCTCATCATCCACCATGTGAAGCGGCAGACCAGCATTCAGAAGGAGgacaaatacaaaatcaaacagATCATCTATCACTTTATCCCTGACATGCTGTTTTCTCAGCGGGGCGAGCTTTCAGAtgtagaggaggaggaggaggaagaggagatggAACTGGAGGAAGGAGCTTCTAAAAAGCACAACGGTGTCCCGGGCAGCGGGAGCCCCTCAAAGTCCAAGCTGCTGTTCAGCAACACGGCAGCGCAGAAGCTGCGCGGCTGCGACGATGCCTACAACCTCTTCCTCGTCAACAACAACTGGTATGTCTTCCTGCGGCTGCACCAGACACTCTGCTCACGTCTGCTGCGGCTGTACGAGCAGGCGGAGCGGCAGATCGAAGAGGAGGTCAGGGAGCGGGACTGGGAGAGGGAAGTCCTGGGGCTCAAGAAGGAGAAAAATGACAATCCAGCCATCCAGCTAAGACTGAAGGAGCCCA TGGACATTGAGGTGGAAGATTACTACTCTGCTTTCTTGGAGATGGTTCGGAATTTGCTGGATGGCAACATGGAAGCATCTCAGTACGAGGACTCTCTGAGGGAAATGTTCACCATTCACGCTTACATCGCGTTCACAATGGACAAGCTCATCCAAAGCATCGTCCGGCAG CTCCAGCACATTGTGAGTGATGAGATCTGCGTCCAGGTAACAGACCTCTATCTGGCAGAGAGCGCCAGCGGAGCCACTGGAGGAAGCTTGTCCACACAGTCCTCCAGGAGCTCCGCAGAGACGATCTATCAGCGGAAAGCTGAGCAGCTCATGTCTGACGAGAACTGCTTTaag GTGATGTTTTTGAGAAACCGAGGACAAGTGCAGCTCACGGTGGAGCTGCTCGACACAGAGGAAGAGAACTCAGACGAGCCCATGGAGGCCGAG cGTTGGTCTGATTATGTGGGACGCTACTTAAACCCAGATTCCACAACTCCTGAGCTGAGGGAGCACCTCGCTCAGAAGCCAGTTTTTCTTCCCAG GAATCTGAGACGGATCAGGAAGTACCAGAAGGGCCGAGAGCAGCTGGACAAGGAGGCCTGCGAGGGTGGCAAGAAATCGCTGGATAAGGAGAAAATGGAGTGCATGTTCAAATTAAACTCGTACAAGATGGTCTACGTCTTTAAGTCTGAGGATTACATGTACCGACGCACTGCCCTGCTGCGAGCTCACCAG TCACACGAGAGGGTGAGCACGCGACTACACAAACGCTTCCAGGCCTGGGTGGAGGCGTGGGTCAAAGAGCACGTCACCCGCGACATGAGCGCCGAGACCAACAAGTGGCTGATGGGCGAGGGACGTGAAGGCCTATTGCCCTGCAGCACCACCCGTAACCCAGAGGTCCTTCACTTCATGAACATCAACAAGTACCGTGTGAAATACAGCACACCTAGCAAGGCACCGTAG